Below is a genomic region from Trichoderma asperellum chromosome 2, complete sequence.
GGCCAAGCTGGGGACCTGGAGCCGCCTGAGAAGAGGATTGTTGAGACGTCGACATCTGGTGTTACGGCTCTGCACATGGCTGCCTGCGAGAAGTACCCAGAGATGGTGAAGCTGCTACTTGACTATGGTGCCGATCCGAACGCAAGGACGGTGAATGGAAGGACCCCATTGATGGAAGCGGCTCTTTGGGGACGTTTGGATAATGTCAAACATCTTCTAGATCATGGCGCTGACAAGTCTGTGCAATGCGTGCAAAAGGGAGTGAAGCATCGAGCCATTGATTTCGCCAGGTACAACAAGGACAATCATAAGGAGCGATACGACCGGTCCGGTGGGAAGCATCAAGTCTATAAGGAAGTCACGTACGAAAGAGACGAAGAACGTGAGGCTATCGTCCGGGAGCTGAGTGACGAAGCtgcagatgatgacgattATGGCCAGGCTTCCGTCTTGCGCCTTCAGGGGTTTGCTTCTACTACAGTGATTGATGGAGGGGCTATCATCTCTATGCTTGCCAACTTTGATGTTCCTCGCAAGAACAAGACGATAGGTATCCTCTTCCGGAGTGATTCGAACGACACATCGGCTTTTCCACCCACTGCTGCCATGAGTGGATGGTCGCACGAGCCGAATTCGGATCTCAATGTGCAGATAGCGGGTAGGGAATGGATAAATGAGGTGTTTTACCTATGCCAGATTACTGGACATCGGCTGCCTGAACGCATGAAGCCTGATCAAGGCAGACCTGGGCAGTTTTATGCTTGCCACGCAGAGAAGCAGTTGATTGCGTACCTGGTAAGCAGGCATGTGTTTCTTCCGCATGAtatcgaagaagaggactTTGGGCTCGCGAATCTAAGCCTGAATGAATTTCAAGACGACCAGAGCCCTCGGCAAAGGGTTAGGGAGCTTAAGAATATTGAGCCTCCACAGAGACTTAAAAATGCCGTGATCTTCGTGACTCGTGCGGTGTGCGACGACTGCCGTGTCTTTGCTAAACGTATCAATGAGACATTGGGGCTGAATATAGAGGTGAGAGGCTCGAGTTTATGTACTTGAAGGGTTGGAATATGAGTGGTCGTGAGGTGTGCTTCCTGTGGGTGTGAACGTGTAtaagatggaggaggtgTATTCTTGGCTAGGCTACATGTGGCTTTTTGTATATAGTTTGAGCTGTTGTTCTTTATGTAAGTACCTTGAAATCGATTCAAAAttatctactactactgatAGTCTGGAGCTGACCAAAGATGTGTACTTGTTAGGTATTTTGGCTGCTTGAGCTGTTCTGTCGTGGttgtctcctcctcctcgccctcgtccTCTGGTGGATTCTTTGTATTACATAGCTTTGCGTTTGATTCCCTTACCATGACGGGGATAATTTCGAAAACTAAACAATTTTACGAATTTTCCTACTCTCGGTTCTTTAAGCCGCTAGGAGGTCGGTCTAAAGTCCATTCGATGTGAACAGCTCTTCCTAACCGAGAGAGGATCGATATCGCTAGCGCGATGTATGTAGGATAGATACAAGTATAGAATCACTAATATAAGGTGCTTATCTATATCCTAGATCAACTTGAACTCGAGAATCAAGCAAAACCGGGGCAGGCCTTGCCTTCACCAATACTAAAGCTCGGCTTAGACAAacaagtattttttttttctttccaaagaATCCAGATGCCTAGGGTTGTGGATTTCTAGAAATCGAGTCAAGATTCCAGCTCGACATGTCACAATAGCAAAGCTTGACGCCTCTTGATGAACTGCCTACTCAGGCCCCCTTGATAAGCCCAGTTGTTCTCCATcgagtcttttttttcggtACCTTTCCGAGTCGTGTAAAGCGACAACTCAACTTGTACCCCGGCAGCTGATTCCGCTATTGTGTCTGCTATTGTTGCTGCTATTGTGAAACAATCAACTCCAgcaagattaaaaaaaaaaaacggttTTTCTGGTCCTTGGGGGTGGGCTAGAGAGGGCGTCAAAGCTTCCACGCCTACTCCGTAGATAATAGTATCTACATAGGTGGGTGCTATCATCTCCATAAATATTCCACAATCCCAAACTAGTCTATGAAGAGCAACAACAATGGGGACAAAAAGACTTTGTCGAagggcttctttttttttttttttttacgacAAAAGACCCCTGTCGCCGATATCCATTCTGCACGTCAGTTTTCGGCCGGAGGGACCCTCCCAGCggcaacaagaaaaaaaagaaagaaaatgatgtCAGTTCGTccgagttttttttttttttggctagTCAGTGGCGCTTGGgaagcttttcttcttacgGCTGCCGTTTTTCgcaagagaaggaaaaaaacgaagtttcttttttttttactctccCCCTTCTCTGCCGCCACTGCCTTTGGGCGAAACTAAAGACACACACTTTGCTCGCAGCTCGTTCTTTCGCAGCTAGCAGCTGTTAGCCTCGTTTTTGTGCTACAGCTTTGCTCTTCAGACGCTGCCGGCCAGCCCGACGAGTGCCGCCGCAGCGCTGTTGGCAGTGGCAGCTCTTCAGGTCTCTGCGACTTGCTAGTTCGCAGCAGCTACAGAGGCTGGCTGACGCCCCTCTCCGGACCCGCCGGCGTCCAGAAGCGGCATCAGCTTCTCCAGGTCTTGGTCGTGCTGCTTGCATGTCGTATGGATGGAGTGCCGCCGTGCATGTACTGGGGAGGTCGTGGTACTGCAGAGTACAGTGCAGACACTGTAGCAGTGGCATCAGAAGTTAGCAACAGAAGCaaggagcagaagcagcagcagcagcagtaggaAACAAGAGCACTTGTAGGTACTTGTGCGGTACTGTAGGCCTGGGAGTACATTCTACTGCAGCAACGAATACCTATTCCCTGCTCCAGGCCAAGCTTGCTTATCACCTCTCTTGCCTAAGTAGGAAAGATTGACTTGGCCAGGC
It encodes:
- a CDS encoding uncharacterized protein (SECRETED:SignalP(1-26)), with the translated sequence MYLVLSQLAAVSLVFVLQLCSSDAAGQPDECRRSAVGSGSSSGLCDLLVRSSYRGWLTPLSGPAGVQKRHQLLQVLVVLLACRMDGVPPCMYWGGRGTAEYSADTVAVASEVSNRSKEQKQQQQQ
- a CDS encoding uncharacterized protein (EggNog:ENOG41); its protein translation is MPRYRKANVLWWDSSSMYIRCPHCNDIHRHTFIGDYQDEQYRVPHCGHREDYRICFPRNGQYEIDKIRGFYVRAGVDPTEYSARFDPAETVDVSHKRKWYEAKEEVEMDEYHRHKLQQLFCSLNLGPIQEVEHVNRLQSAVSDMIGGRVEAVRSYLETSREKDIFLHGVKASQDCQYDIDEWDAYQDLLKSGQAGDLEPPEKRIVETSTSGVTALHMAACEKYPEMVKLLLDYGADPNARTVNGRTPLMEAALWGRLDNVKHLLDHGADKSVQCVQKGVKHRAIDFARYNKDNHKERYDRSGGKHQVYKEVTYERDEEREAIVRELSDEAADDDDYGQASVLRLQGFASTTVIDGGAIISMLANFDVPRKNKTIGILFRSDSNDTSAFPPTAAMSGWSHEPNSDLNVQIAGREWINEVFYLCQITGHRLPERMKPDQGRPGQFYACHAEKQLIAYLVSRHVFLPHDIEEEDFGLANLSLNEFQDDQSPRQRVRELKNIEPPQRLKNAVIFVTRAVCDDCRVFAKRINETLGLNIEVRGSSLCT